One Streptomyces umbrinus genomic window, CGCGCAGCCCGAGAGCTGTGCAGTAGGCCAGCATCTGGTACAGGTCGGCGTCCGGATAGCCGTCCCGCTTCTCCGCCTTGTACTTGGCGTCCACCACGGCGCACGGCGATCCGTCCGCGCCGTACAGCACGAAGTCGGGCTTCATGCGGATCTCGGCAGCGGTGTCGAGGTGGTGCGGATCCTGGAGACGGGCCGTGTGACCTGTGCCCCGGAAGGCCTCCCGCAGTGCCACCGTCACGAAGTCCTCGAAGAGTTTGTTCATGTCGAACAGGAACCCGTCGACGCGGAGCCCGCCGGGCGCGTGCTCGGCGGAGGCTCCGTCCAGGACGGCACGAGCGAGGTGCAGGGCATGGTGGTAGCGGGAGTTGAGACGGGTGGGCTGCCAGCCGGGGAGGGGCTGTCCGCGCACGATCGTGGTGACATCGGCCAGGCGGGCACGCTGGTGAAGCAACCTGCGGCGCACCTCGCGAGGGACACTTGGTAGGCGCAGCAGACGCTCGACGGCGGCCCGCAGGATGCGGTTCTCCGCAATGTCGGTGGTGAACTCGTCGTACGCCACTTCCACAGGCAGCGTCATGCCGAAGTGTCGCCGTATCTGCTCGGCCTCCCGGATGCGTCCGCGTACGACGAGGGCGGTCACCTCCGTCGCCCGGTATCCCTGCAGCAGACCTTGCCGGAGGGCCCGGTCCACCTGCCGCTCCACGGCGTGGGCGAGCGCGGGCAGCACCTCGCGGTGCTCGGCCACCGACACCTGCCCGTCACGCCAGGCACCCTTCGGGTCAAGGCTGTGACCGAGCAGGAAGAAGAGCCGGGCGATGGGCACCTTCGGTGTGATGCGGATGGTGACAGGCTCGCTGACACCCGGCATGGCGACGCCCACAGCACCGACCTTGCTGTCGGCCCGCAGTGACCAGTTGCCCGGTGCGTACGGATCCGGAGCGGCGTCCACGATGCGCGCGGCGTTGAGGGCCCGGCCGACGGTGTCCGTCAGAGGTACGGAAACGGCCGGTGCGTGTTCGACGAGATGCACAGACTCGACAGTCGGCACGATCGCCAACACGGGCTCGGTGCCGGCGGTCACCCCAGTGACTCCCGAACCAGCGACTGCCGCAGGGCTGCCAGCCCGTATCGCTTCTCGATGTCCACGCCCTCTCCGTAGTGGTGCTCCTCCAGTAGGGGCAGGATCTTCGTCCGCCAGGTCCGCTCCAGGCCGCCCTCCCGGTAGACGCCCTTCTTCATCAGGTACGAGGGCCCGATGCGGAAGTCGGCGTCGTCGATCCTGGAGTTGAGCGCGTCGAGCAGATCGGCGGGCTCGGTGTCCTTGCCCTCCTTGGCCAGCCAGCGGCGCAGCAGCCCGCTCGTCGGCTCCGTGCGCGGGGACAGTTCGACGAAGGCGAAGCGGCGACGCATCGCCGCGTCCACGAGCGCGATGGACCGGTCGGCGGTGTTCATCGTGCCGATCACGAACAGGTTCGGCGGCAGCGCGAAGTCGTCGCCGGAGTAAGGCAGTTGCAGGGACTTGTTCCGGTATTCGAGGAGGAAGTACAGCTCGCCGAAGACCTTGGCCAGATTGGCGCGGTTGATCTCGTCGATGATCAAGAAGTGTGGGATGTGCCGGTTGCCCTCGCGGCCCGCGAGCGCGGCCAGGTCGCGCAGTGGGCCCGCGGTGATCCTGAAGGCGACCTCCTTGGTTTTCGAGTCCTCCTTCGGCCGGAACCCTTCGACGAAGTCCTCGTACGCGTACGAGGGATGGAACTGGATGAGTTTCACCTGCTCGGGCCCGCCGCCCAGGAACTCGGCGAGTTTCAGGGCCAGATACGTCTTGCCGGTACCCGGCGGGCCGTACAGCACCAACTGCCGCTCGTCCGAGAGTAGATCGCGCACCTCGCGCAGCCATTCCGTGTCGTGGACCAGGAGCTCGGCAGCCAGCTCGTCCGTGGGGTCCGGCAACTCCAGCTCGCGGCGGGCGACCAGCGCAGGGACCTCCACGCTCGGATCGCGCTCTATGGCCTCGGCCTCTTCCGCCAGCTCCTCGTCGCTCAGGCCGAGCCCTTCGACGAGGGCCTGGACGGTGGAGAGGTCGACGACGTCGTGCTGGATCGACAGCTTCTGCTGAAGCTCCTCCGGAAGATCGTCATACGGATATCCGGTCGGCTGCCAGTCCACCGGCCGGCGCAGATTGGACCGCCGGTCCTCTGACTCCGTTTGCTCCGCCTCGCCGGTGACCTCACCGATGTACAACTGTCCGCCGGAGATGGTGCACACCGTGTCGCCGGGCTTCATCCGGGAGAGGAAGGCGTGCAGCTCCTCGACGAGCTGCTGTTTCTGTCCGTATGTGGCCGTCGACTCGTAGTCTTCCTGGACGAAGGTGCGCAGGTCGTCCTTGCTGGTGCCCTGCCGCACGCCCTGCCGGAGTCGGGAAGCGGCGAGGGAGATGCGGCCCTCGGGAAGCCAGAGGCGCTGGACCAGGTCCAGCCCCGTGACGTTCGAACCGCGGATGAGCCAGGGGCGGTTGGGGCCCGCCCACACCCCCGACATATAGTCGGACAGCGGTGCTCCGTCCTCGGTCCGCCACTCCTCCCACCCGTTGCGAGGGGCGCCGACCAGCAGCACGGCGGCGAAGGAGGGCGAGCCGCACACCACGTCCTCTGTCAGTTCCAACCAGCCCGGCCAGCGCGTGGAAGCAACGAGTACGCCCTGTTCTTTGAGCTCTGTGCGCCGCCTGGATGGGCTCTTGAAGTGTGTGGCGAGCGACGGCATCACATGATCGCGCGCGGGTGATCCGGCCCGCACGAGGAACTTCCTGCTCCCGTTCGTCCCGGTCTCGTCCAGCAGCACTCCACGCGCCCGGTTGATCCCGTCCCCGTTCGGCAGCCGCAGCCGGAACTCCGGGTATTCCGTGTGCTCGTCAACCATTGTCCCTGCTCCCCCTCGACAGAAGCGACAGAAGATCCCTTGCAACAGTAGGGGCCCGCACTGACAACAGTCCCGAACCGTACGGGCAGCCGCCGACTACGAGATAGGAAGCGTCACAGATCGTCAGGGAGCAGCCGGAAGGCAGGCTGACCAGTGAGCGGCCGCATCATGCGGAAGTGGCTGTCCGTGGTGAACATGTCCGCGGTCTGGAAGGCCGACGCAAGGGCGACATTCATCGCGTCGACGAGCCCCACTCCCTCCCCACCGTCCGCGTCCGCGTACCCCCGCATCACGGCCATGGCGCTCCGGAGGTGTGGTGCGGTGTCGGGGATCTCGAATCGGCGGGCCTCCGCTTGACCAGCGATGAAGTCGAGCGCGTTCATGGCCGCCGCGGGGCCGATCCGCGAGGTCAGTAGATAGTCGAGCTCGGTGAGCACCATGGATGACACCACGAGGTGGCCTGTGCGGGCGAGGGCTTCCCGGTGGGCCGCGTGGCGGGGGTCCTTGGGTGTGAACAACCGATACAGAGCGTTGGTGTCGGCGATGGCGACCGGAATGTCAGTCATCGGTCCCCGCATCGTCGGCGGCTGTGCCCATGCCTCGCAGCGCCGCCTCGATCTCGTCGTCGTCCAGCACAGGGCCGCCCAGGTCCGGAAGATCCAGGTCGCCCATGGGGTCGGTACGGAACGGGTAGGCGGGCCGGCCCGTCAGTGCACCGCGGGGCACGATGTCCCCTATGGGCACCCCGTCCTTGGTGATGGTCACTGTTTCCCCGGCCGCCACACGGGCCAGGACCCGCGATGTCTGCTGGTTGAGCTCCCTCAGCGGGACCTCCGCGTTGTCACTCATGTCTCCACCGTACTACTCGTTCTACATGGCGGCGAGCTTGTGGCCTTTGCCTACGTCGCCGCTGAGCGCGTACTGGACCTGACGGTCCTGGGTGTGGGTCGCGTCGCCCTTCCACCTCAGGTCAGGGTGTTGCTGAGGTGCGGACCGATGTAGCCGATGAGGATCCCGTGGTCGGTGCAGGCCCCGTCGTAGTAGTGCAGGCGGGGTGCGACGGTGTTGCCACCGCCTATGCGCAGATGGGCGCCCATGAAGACCCTGCCGTCCGGATGCACGCCGTCGGGGACCGGGAACGTGCGCGCTTTGCGCCAGGCGCCGTTCGTCTTCACCGTCTTCGACTCGTCTCGGACGACCTTGCGGGGTGAGATGACGTGCGACCCCTCGGGTGCGTCGGCGCACCACTGCTTGAAGTCGCAGTTCGCCTTTCCGGTCGCGGCCGAGTCGGCGAAGTCCTGGAGCGCCAGCAGCGCGTCCCAGGCCATGCGGACCCATGACGAGCCGTAGGCCTGGTCGTCGAGTTCCAAGGTGTACTTGCGACGTCCGGTGAAGTGCACCCGCGGCATGTCACTGACCCGGTCCAGAATCTCCGCGAAGGACGTGGGCGCGTTCGCGGAGAGATCCACCGGCGCGTACGCCTGCTCGGCGGCGCCCAGTTCCAGAAGCCGTTTCTGCAGTTCCCGGACCTGCGCCCTGGCCTTGTGGAATTCCTTGTACTGCTCGTCGTAGTCGACGACGAGTTGGGTCTCGTTGAGCTCCGTCTGGCGGAGTTCGTGCTTGAGATCGCGGATCTCGTCGGCCCTGACACGCTGCTCGCGCCCCGCCTCCTCAAGGATCTCCAGCAACACGTCGTTCTCGTCGCGCAGTCGCTCCAGGTCGGAGCTGCCCATGCCGTCCCGGGCCCGCATCCGCATGACGGGTACGGAGTCAAGTGCGTCGGGCAGCGGCAGGCGGGTGGCCAGGCTCTGCGGGAGCTGTGCCAGGATGCGGCGGGCCTGCTGCGGTCTCTCTGTGATCAGGCGTTTGGACATCACGCGGTGCCTCTGACCGTCGGCTGGCCAGGCGGGGTCGACTCCGGGCAGGTAGGTGCGGATGCCGCCGTTGTAAACGCGGTGATACTCCAGTGCCCGGTTGAGGGTCGACTCGGCGCTCGGTGTGAGGATGTAGAGGATGGCCAGCCCCGCCAGGGGACGGACGAGGGGGTCGACCGTCCCTTCCAACCAGGCGTCGAAATCCACACCGTACGGTGTGCTCGCCATGACGACGGGGAGACGTCGGTTGGTGTCGCACAGTTCGTCGATGACGGATTCGACGTCCTCGGTCTCGATGACCTGAGGCATGGCTGTCACGTCTGCCCGGCCATCGCGTGCGTCGAGCACGTCGAGCAGGCTCTTGGCCAGCCGGGGCGTCTTGGCGGGTACGGGAATGGCGTCGGGGTCGTCAGGCAGGTGTTCGACGTCGAGTTGTACCCAGGTGGGTTCGTCGGTGATCTGCCGCGTCACCACGGTGGTTTGCCATGTACCGCCGGGCGCGGTTTCCCGGAGCCGCCAACGGCCGTAGGTGCCGGTGGCGGCGGTGACCGAGTCGTGGTCGAGGGTGACCCCGTGGGCTATCTCGTTGCGGCCTTCGACGAAGGCGTCGATGTTGTAGGTCTTCGGCGGTTGGGTGAGCCAGTCACGCAACTGCTCGTCGATCAGCGCTCCGGTCCTCACGTAGTCGGCCTGGCTGGTGACCACCATGCGGTAGCGGCGGGCGTCCATCGTGTGACTCCTGACGGGCGTGAGAGAGGCGGGTCGGGGACTCAGACTTTGCCGGCGGCCAGGACACGCAGCAGTTCACTCACGTCCTGGTGCCAGGCCCGCACCTCGGCGGGTGTGGGCGGCAGTTCATACGTGTGGTGGTGGCACGCGGCGCTGAGGGCGGACCATACGGCGTACCACTGGCGGGCCACGGAGGGGGCGACGTACCACTGCAGGCAGAGCATCCGGGTGCGACCGTTGCTGCGGGTCATGCGAGGGCTGACCATCTGCCAGTAGGCGTCGAGAGTTTCGTCGAGGGCAAGACGGAGCAACATCGCCGCGGCGCGTGCTCGGACACCGGGAGTGAGAGTGGTATCGCCCGGTGGGTTGAGCAGGTGGTCGGCGGCGGTGACCAGAGCGTTCGTGGAGAGACCAGCCCTGGGCGCGGAGGAGTGGGTGAGACCGGTCACCGGGCCTGCACCGCCTTGGCGAGCCGCTCCGTACGCCTGACCAGATCACGGCGGTCGCCGACAGGCTTGGTCGGGGTCTGGTGGGAGGCCTGGTTCAGTTGCCGGATCAAGTCCCGTGCAGAGGTGCCGTGATCGCGTGCGATCGCGTCCAGCACGTCGACCGGTCCCGCCCCCTCCATGCCCATCGCGATCGCGGCGAGGCCGGTGAGGGGTCCGGGCTGTGTGACTTTCTCTTGAATCTTGCTCTGCTCCAGCCCCGCGTCACGAAGGGTGCGCCGGGCGATGACCTGGTACGCGGCTTCCACCGCGAGGCGGCACATCGGGGGCAGCACCCGGTCGGCCACCTCCGGCGGCAGATGGGGGTCGCGGGCGACGGCCCTCGCGTCCTCCAGCGCCTGGCTCACCGGGTCGCTGACGGGGACGACTTCGACGACGGAGTCGATCTGCCGGGAGACCGCCATGACCGTGGCTCGCAGACCGAGCCGGCTGATGGCCTCCTTGAGCCGGGCGTCGTGGGTGAAGACGACGACCTGCCGGTGCTGGGCGTACAGATCGAGGACCCTGGCGAGGCCGTCCACCTTCTCCGGATCCATGGACTGCACCGGGTCGTCGATGATCACGAAACCGAACGGGCTGTCCTGATGGGTGGCGCGCGGGATGAACAGGGAGAGGGCGAGTGAGTGCAGCTCACCCTGGCTCATGACGCCGAACGCGGGCGCGTCTGCGTCGTCCACGGAGACGGGAAGACTGACCTGCCGCTGCGGGCCGACGCCCGCGAGCCCGATCGCACCCAGCGAGACACTGCTGCGCTCGCACAACAGCCGCCAGATCTCCCCGGATTGGTCGGCGAACGGCTTGAACCGGGCGTCCCGCAACTCATCGGTGAGCGCGCGCAGCCAGGCGCGTACCGCCTTGATCTGCTTGGTGACCGGCTTCGTAGCCTGCGCGGCCTCCGCCTGCCCAAGCCACGTGGACAGCCGTGCTGCTACAGGCTGCCAGCGCCCGTCCTGTGCCGTGATGCGGCGGATGGCGTCGTCGCGCACTTGGAGGCAAGCGTCGGCGAGGACGGCCGCGGCGCGTTCCGCGCGGTCCGCCAGCTCGCGTGGCTCGCGTGCGGCGCGGCAGGCCGTCAGATCGCGCCAGAGTGCGGCGAGCGAGGGTTCGTCGGCCTGGAGCCAGGCAGGAGGAGGCTGCATCAGGTCGTGCATCTCCCGTACAGCGGCCGTCAGTTCGCGGTGTGCGGCCTCGGCGTCGGCCGCCTCTGCCTGGAGTCTTTCGACCTGCGCGCGCGTCCGCTCCGCCCAGGCGCGGTCCAGCAGATCCGTGCTGCCGCAGACCGGGCAGTCGGAGACGTCGGGGTGGCGGCGGCGGTGTTCCAGCGCCGTATCGAGCAGTTTGATCAGCTGCCGGGCGTCCTCGGCGGAGCCATGACGGGCGTCGTCGGCCACGGTTGCTGCCGAGCGCAGCCGGGAGACGGCTTTCGTGACGGTCGGGAGGTTGGGGCCCTCCAGAGCGGCAAGCCGGCGCAGCCGGGACAGGTGCACTTCGTCCGCGGCACTGTGGCCCTTCAGCAGTGCCCGGACCAGGTCGAGGTCGGGGTTCCGGCCGGACAGGGCCGCGACCGCCTCAGCGGCGCGCGGGTCGTCCACTGTTGACAGCTCCTGGATCACTGTGGCGGTGAGGGCCTTGGCCGCGTTCTCGGTCTCGGTCAGCGTCTTGGCCCGAGCCCGGGCCGCCGTGTCGGAGTCACTGAGGAGTTCGAGGCCGAGGATCCGGGAGATCTCGTCGTGCAAGGCGGTGAGCGGCCCGTTGATGACTGCACCCAGCTGCGTGTAGGGGAGGAACGGCCGATACAGCGTCAGCTGTTCGGCGTCGATCACGTCGTGCAGGTCTTCGCCGGTGGGCTTTCCGGCTTGTTCCACGACGGTACGGGACTCATCGAGCCCTTCGCCGTGCCAGACCCGGCGTACGGTCACGGGCTTCTTGGCGCCGTCACTGTCAGCGTCGAAGCAGAGTTCGACAGCGACCTCGGGCGAGGAGTGCTCGTGGAGGTTGCGCCAACCCTTCTTCCACACCTGAGTGCGCCCCTGCCAGCGGAAGTTGTCGCCCGTCAGAGCCATCTCCGCGGCCTCGGCGAAGCTCGACTTCCCGGAACCGTTGCGGCCCGTCACCAGCGTCAGCCCGGGGCCGGGGCGCAGCTGGACGGTGGCGGCGGGCCCGATGCCTCGCCAGCCGGCCGCGGTGATGGATTGCATGTACACGGTTCCGGAATGGCCACCGTTCCGTGCCTGCGCGGCCGGCAGCAGAGCACGCAGCTGGGCCTGCTCTTCCACGGACAGCCCGGATTTGGGCAGGCGGGCGAGGAGTAGATCACGGAGGCGGTGTCGCTCATGGCTCGGCTTCCTCGGGTGCGCTGGAGGCTGCGGCAGGCGTGCCCGAGGTGTCGCCAGGGGACGGTGTGCCGTTGTCAACACGAGCATGACGCTACCCTGTTAGCACTATCAACATGTTTGCGTGAATAGATATCGATCAAGAATGTGTACATTCGTTCTAGGGCCTTCGCCCGCCGAGTCCGTCTCAAGGGCACCTGAGGTGTCAGCGCTTGAAAGTCTCGACCTTGAACATCGCGTGATACATGCTGTCGGCGAACTCCAGGACACTCCCGTTGGGGCACCGGTGCCATGGGCGCGCCGCCTGGGCTGAAAAAGGTCTGTCCTGACTGCTGTTGAGCCTGATGTGATCTTGTCTGCGGCCTATGACGAGCCACCGACAGCGGCCGTGATCCGGCCGCTGTCGAGGTTCATAGGATATGAACTCGTTTCGATCGCGGGGTGCGGACGGCCGCCTCGTGCGGTTGGCCCATGGGGAGGGCGTAAAAAGTCATGACGGAGCAGAGCACAGCCCATGCACCGGCTTCGGTTGCGGACTTCGGCTCAGCCCGAAAGGTCTGGCTGCGGGCGCGGGTCACTGAGCTGAGCGAGGCACTGAGTGACTTCGGTCCGCAGCTGCATGCGCTGATCCCCGCGGATCTGGGAGACCGGCGGCTGGTGGACGCCCTGGTCCTGTGCCGAGTCGCGGCAGACGAGGCACGCGTCCAACCTGTCGCGGAGACAGTCGCGTGGCTGGAGCTGCTGATCCCGCACGGCCATCGTCACGACCTGGCCGACGCGGTGCGCCGACTGCGCTCGGCTCTCACCGTGGCCGAGGACCCGGCGCTGTGGTCCTGGCACGCGCAAGAGTGGGAGGAGCTCGTCCTCGCGCTCTGGAGGAGTGACCGGGCCAGGGCTGTCGAGCCTGGCCGGACCGACGACGAGCTGGTCTCGCGGTGGGGCGTGCGGACGGCCGACAGCCCGCACCCCGAGTGGGCACAGCACGAGAACGGGCTGTCGTTCACGCCGTTGACCGAGCATCTGGCGGACGAGGCCGAAGAGCCCCTGAGTCTGCTCGCGGGGGCGGTCCTGTCGCAGCCTCATGTCGTCGAAGCGATCGAGAACTCCCTGGCCGTATACGAGGGTGGTCTTCAGGGTGCCGGACACCTCACGCTCATCGCCGAACAGGAGCTCTGTGCACAGGAGTTGGGGGCGTGGTGCGACAAGCATCCGGGCGGCGCGTCCCAAGCGACGGAAGACTTCCTGACAGAGCTGTACGAGTCCGTAGAGACCTACTCCGCCGAGGTCCTCGATCCGTTGATCCGCTCGCTCTCGGCCTACGAGCGAACCCTGTTCCGCACTGCCATGTCTCCCGAGCGGCGTGACAGGAACGCGTACTTGACCGAATTCCTCGACTGCGTGGCAAACCCTTCGGCAAGCGCCTGGACGGACGGAGTGCTCGACCCCGGTGTCGCGGAGGAAGCTGCCGAACGCCAGGCGCGAGGGGAACTCACATGGCACTCCATGCGTGGCTCCGTACCGGTCTGGTACCACATTGTCACCTCCCCCCAGGAGCGGGCGGCCGCGCTGGCCTTCTCCGGAACGGCCTCGTCGTCCGCGATCCGTGTGGACGTCGATGTCGTCCTTGCCCGTCAGGGGACCCTGTTCGAGGGGCTGGGACTGGACGGACCGGAGGACTGGTATCCCGAGCCCGGTATCGGGCTGCGCTACTCCCAGCACAGCGCCACCGACCTGTGCGAACTCCTGACCCTCGCCGAACTCGGCCACGCCCGCCTGGAGTTCGTGATCCGGGGCACGGACGGCAGATTCGTACTGCTCCGGTCGCTGCGGGCCGAGGTCCAGGACGCCGACGCCTCGGCCTGGTGCCGGGGCGTGCTGTACGCCCTGCGGAAACTGGTACCTGACGTCGATGACCTGGCAGACGTCATCGCGTCCGAAGAGCCCACGGACCACCAGGACGACGAAGACGAATGGGAAGACGGGTGGGACGACGAAGAGGAGGACGAGCAGGGGCAGCCGGATGCCACCCCCACCGCGAGCGGCTCGGACACCCCCGAGGCGCCGGCGCCGCCCAAGTCCGCCCGGCTGTCCGATGAGTTGCTGGCCAAGGTGAAGGCCATCCTGCGCCTGGCCGAGAATCCGGCGGCCACGAAGGCCGAGGCGGAGGCCTTCTTGCAGAAGGCGACGGCCATGATGGCCAAGTACGGCATCGAGCAGGCCATGCTTCGCGGCGACGACCCCGCCGTGCGCGAAAAGCCGGCGGATCGTGTGGTCGAGGTCGTCGCCCCCTGGATGGGCGAGTGCAAGCGACTCCTGTCGGCCATCGCATTCGCGATGCGCTGCCACCCCATCTATCCAGGG contains:
- a CDS encoding McrC family protein, yielding MTAGTEPVLAIVPTVESVHLVEHAPAVSVPLTDTVGRALNAARIVDAAPDPYAPGNWSLRADSKVGAVGVAMPGVSEPVTIRITPKVPIARLFFLLGHSLDPKGAWRDGQVSVAEHREVLPALAHAVERQVDRALRQGLLQGYRATEVTALVVRGRIREAEQIRRHFGMTLPVEVAYDEFTTDIAENRILRAAVERLLRLPSVPREVRRRLLHQRARLADVTTIVRGQPLPGWQPTRLNSRYHHALHLARAVLDGASAEHAPGGLRVDGFLFDMNKLFEDFVTVALREAFRGTGHTARLQDPHHLDTAAEIRMKPDFVLYGADGSPCAVVDAKYKAEKRDGYPDADLYQMLAYCTALGLREGHLVYAKGNASHAAHQVRHAGIVIHQHALDLDQEPAGLLADIGSVAQRLADTPRV
- a CDS encoding DUF4357 domain-containing protein, which translates into the protein MVDEHTEYPEFRLRLPNGDGINRARGVLLDETGTNGSRKFLVRAGSPARDHVMPSLATHFKSPSRRRTELKEQGVLVASTRWPGWLELTEDVVCGSPSFAAVLLVGAPRNGWEEWRTEDGAPLSDYMSGVWAGPNRPWLIRGSNVTGLDLVQRLWLPEGRISLAASRLRQGVRQGTSKDDLRTFVQEDYESTATYGQKQQLVEELHAFLSRMKPGDTVCTISGGQLYIGEVTGEAEQTESEDRRSNLRRPVDWQPTGYPYDDLPEELQQKLSIQHDVVDLSTVQALVEGLGLSDEELAEEAEAIERDPSVEVPALVARRELELPDPTDELAAELLVHDTEWLREVRDLLSDERQLVLYGPPGTGKTYLALKLAEFLGGGPEQVKLIQFHPSYAYEDFVEGFRPKEDSKTKEVAFRITAGPLRDLAALAGREGNRHIPHFLIIDEINRANLAKVFGELYFLLEYRNKSLQLPYSGDDFALPPNLFVIGTMNTADRSIALVDAAMRRRFAFVELSPRTEPTSGLLRRWLAKEGKDTEPADLLDALNSRIDDADFRIGPSYLMKKGVYREGGLERTWRTKILPLLEEHHYGEGVDIEKRYGLAALRQSLVRESLG
- a CDS encoding PIN domain-containing protein, which translates into the protein MTDIPVAIADTNALYRLFTPKDPRHAAHREALARTGHLVVSSMVLTELDYLLTSRIGPAAAMNALDFIAGQAEARRFEIPDTAPHLRSAMAVMRGYADADGGEGVGLVDAMNVALASAFQTADMFTTDSHFRMMRPLTGQPAFRLLPDDL
- a CDS encoding type II toxin-antitoxin system Phd/YefM family antitoxin; translated protein: MSDNAEVPLRELNQQTSRVLARVAAGETVTITKDGVPIGDIVPRGALTGRPAYPFRTDPMGDLDLPDLGGPVLDDDEIEAALRGMGTAADDAGTDD
- a CDS encoding AAA family ATPase, giving the protein MQSITAAGWRGIGPAATVQLRPGPGLTLVTGRNGSGKSSFAEAAEMALTGDNFRWQGRTQVWKKGWRNLHEHSSPEVAVELCFDADSDGAKKPVTVRRVWHGEGLDESRTVVEQAGKPTGEDLHDVIDAEQLTLYRPFLPYTQLGAVINGPLTALHDEISRILGLELLSDSDTAARARAKTLTETENAAKALTATVIQELSTVDDPRAAEAVAALSGRNPDLDLVRALLKGHSAADEVHLSRLRRLAALEGPNLPTVTKAVSRLRSAATVADDARHGSAEDARQLIKLLDTALEHRRRHPDVSDCPVCGSTDLLDRAWAERTRAQVERLQAEAADAEAAHRELTAAVREMHDLMQPPPAWLQADEPSLAALWRDLTACRAAREPRELADRAERAAAVLADACLQVRDDAIRRITAQDGRWQPVAARLSTWLGQAEAAQATKPVTKQIKAVRAWLRALTDELRDARFKPFADQSGEIWRLLCERSSVSLGAIGLAGVGPQRQVSLPVSVDDADAPAFGVMSQGELHSLALSLFIPRATHQDSPFGFVIIDDPVQSMDPEKVDGLARVLDLYAQHRQVVVFTHDARLKEAISRLGLRATVMAVSRQIDSVVEVVPVSDPVSQALEDARAVARDPHLPPEVADRVLPPMCRLAVEAAYQVIARRTLRDAGLEQSKIQEKVTQPGPLTGLAAIAMGMEGAGPVDVLDAIARDHGTSARDLIRQLNQASHQTPTKPVGDRRDLVRRTERLAKAVQAR
- a CDS encoding DUF2786 domain-containing protein; translation: MTEQSTAHAPASVADFGSARKVWLRARVTELSEALSDFGPQLHALIPADLGDRRLVDALVLCRVAADEARVQPVAETVAWLELLIPHGHRHDLADAVRRLRSALTVAEDPALWSWHAQEWEELVLALWRSDRARAVEPGRTDDELVSRWGVRTADSPHPEWAQHENGLSFTPLTEHLADEAEEPLSLLAGAVLSQPHVVEAIENSLAVYEGGLQGAGHLTLIAEQELCAQELGAWCDKHPGGASQATEDFLTELYESVETYSAEVLDPLIRSLSAYERTLFRTAMSPERRDRNAYLTEFLDCVANPSASAWTDGVLDPGVAEEAAERQARGELTWHSMRGSVPVWYHIVTSPQERAAALAFSGTASSSAIRVDVDVVLARQGTLFEGLGLDGPEDWYPEPGIGLRYSQHSATDLCELLTLAELGHARLEFVIRGTDGRFVLLRSLRAEVQDADASAWCRGVLYALRKLVPDVDDLADVIASEEPTDHQDDEDEWEDGWDDEEEDEQGQPDATPTASGSDTPEAPAPPKSARLSDELLAKVKAILRLAENPAATKAEAEAFLQKATAMMAKYGIEQAMLRGDDPAVREKPADRVVEVVAPWMGECKRLLSAIAFAMRCHPIYPGGKANKHRVHLFGFPSDLHSVEVLYASLRLQMLQGADRADARHRPPGELPRAYKRSWMLGFIRAVALRIGEAERAAREDSERERAEAAATDTSVQGRSVALVLADRTTEVETEVASRYPKLGKVRRTRFTGSGYRQGHVDGQQADIGGLALDDENEEWDELTA